The following proteins come from a genomic window of Candidatus Saccharibacteria bacterium oral taxon 488:
- a CDS encoding VWA domain-containing protein — translation MTETLQIPASDIEPPELTPEQEALVEEFRVALDDAEKFLLDQKPAICRLTGLEVRAVIGKGWATYPETGLVTIDPLFFIEKGYSANHCVFAILHELMSHVRDIKRDPVFAARQHAFIMSGKDPQEQQARSIFNNILTDIHGNKQIMNMLPAMREVGADLYDNRLFPTERDGEIIDYTNIPMHLQFLYKIIRQEMIPGSETPVRQEVDEAIDQLRNFQSGQVDLISFLTDPGARGSNGKKLSGSDRFDYWLTQIWPKYEALMKLDKQEAKDAQQQNNNQQTNSNTTEQQDTDPSQNDNTKQDSNPFADAYADYFDNKHPEPFSPEEHEKIHNAIDKAAQEKRHETMTPEQRERARQIAADRRYQEQTGHSLHKKQHYDNEVKRLHGQIDQMRQVFRSVLNEVVTTRRGLGHRAHQDGDILDPNRLVQTITDIKSGIAPEAFQRYETVRGRAELNCKTDYFFVFDCSGSMGGAPAKAAASCAVIMLEGLAGMERDIRQLEEQQSIDLSDLSIRTSLYTFGSNATCHKPLGSSLSDKQRLDTYAAVTAADAGGTADYLALQEITHLPHDHDRQRIIVVVTDGASNNPDATQAAISQLRRDQNTVVYGVSIGSDAAEQLYAPNAKLINDPKDLPNVLQSFIETTIQT, via the coding sequence ATGACTGAAACACTACAGATACCAGCAAGTGATATAGAGCCACCGGAATTGACACCCGAGCAAGAAGCATTGGTCGAGGAATTCCGAGTTGCCCTTGATGATGCTGAAAAGTTTTTACTAGATCAAAAACCAGCAATCTGCCGGTTGACTGGTCTAGAAGTACGGGCTGTGATTGGCAAAGGCTGGGCTACGTATCCTGAAACTGGCTTGGTTACCATCGATCCGTTATTCTTTATCGAAAAAGGCTATTCAGCCAATCACTGTGTTTTTGCCATCCTGCATGAACTAATGTCACATGTACGCGATATCAAGCGTGATCCCGTATTCGCGGCGCGGCAACATGCATTCATCATGAGTGGCAAAGACCCCCAGGAGCAGCAAGCACGGAGCATTTTCAATAATATCCTGACCGATATCCACGGTAACAAACAGATCATGAACATGCTACCTGCCATGCGAGAGGTCGGTGCGGATCTTTATGATAATCGCCTATTTCCGACAGAGCGAGATGGCGAGATAATTGATTACACCAACATACCAATGCACCTACAATTCCTCTATAAAATCATCCGCCAGGAGATGATACCAGGTAGCGAAACGCCTGTTCGCCAAGAAGTCGATGAAGCCATAGACCAGCTGCGCAACTTTCAGAGTGGACAGGTTGACCTCATCTCGTTCCTGACTGATCCTGGCGCAAGGGGTTCTAATGGCAAGAAACTCTCCGGCAGTGACCGTTTTGATTATTGGCTCACGCAGATTTGGCCAAAATACGAAGCTCTCATGAAATTAGACAAACAAGAGGCAAAAGACGCCCAACAGCAAAACAACAACCAGCAAACTAACAGCAACACCACCGAGCAGCAAGATACTGACCCATCACAAAACGATAATACTAAACAAGACAGCAATCCATTTGCGGACGCCTATGCCGATTATTTCGACAACAAGCATCCCGAGCCATTCAGCCCCGAAGAACACGAAAAAATCCATAACGCTATCGACAAAGCTGCTCAAGAAAAACGCCACGAAACCATGACACCCGAACAGCGAGAACGCGCCCGTCAGATAGCGGCCGACCGCCGCTACCAAGAGCAGACTGGACATTCACTACACAAAAAGCAGCATTACGATAACGAAGTCAAGCGACTACATGGGCAGATTGATCAGATGCGCCAAGTCTTTCGATCAGTCTTGAATGAAGTCGTTACCACCCGCCGCGGTCTCGGTCACCGCGCTCACCAAGATGGCGATATCCTCGACCCTAACCGCCTGGTGCAAACCATCACCGATATCAAGAGTGGCATCGCACCAGAAGCGTTCCAGCGCTATGAAACCGTGCGTGGGCGGGCGGAACTAAACTGCAAGACCGACTATTTCTTTGTGTTTGACTGCTCTGGTTCCATGGGCGGTGCGCCTGCAAAAGCCGCCGCCAGTTGTGCCGTCATCATGCTAGAGGGACTCGCTGGTATGGAACGTGACATCCGACAACTGGAAGAACAACAAAGTATTGATTTGTCCGATCTATCAATCCGCACATCATTATATACATTTGGCAGCAACGCAACATGCCACAAGCCGCTTGGTAGCAGTCTCAGTGATAAACAGCGGCTTGATACATACGCGGCTGTCACCGCAGCCGATGCGGGCGGTACAGCGGATTATTTAGCTCTCCAGGAAATTACTCATCTGCCCCATGACCATGATCGCCAGCGAATCATTGTCGTCGTAACTGATGGCGCAAGTAATAACCCCGACGCCACCCAAGCAGCCATCAGCCAGCTTCGCCGTGACCAGAACACCGTAGTATACGGCGTATCTATTGGCTCAGACGCCGCTGAGCAGCTGTACGCCCCGAACGCCAAACTTATCAACGACCCTAAAGACCTGCCAAATGTGTTACAATCATTTATAGAAACAACGATTCAAACATAA
- the raiA gene encoding ribosome-associated translation inhibitor RaiA gives MIKDITITGVKYELTDTTKKYVERKIGALGKYLPRHARKSATADVKIKQIDNPGGNKYEVEVIINVPDKKITAKDSTMNVLAAVDIVEAKLNGQLRKYKDDVLAHVGSSRGVLARFKRGFQREQ, from the coding sequence ATGATCAAAGATATTACCATTACCGGTGTCAAATACGAGTTGACGGACACCACAAAGAAATACGTCGAGCGCAAAATCGGTGCGCTGGGCAAGTACTTACCGCGACATGCCCGCAAGAGCGCGACCGCTGATGTAAAGATCAAGCAGATCGATAATCCTGGCGGCAACAAGTATGAGGTTGAAGTGATTATCAATGTACCGGACAAGAAGATCACCGCTAAAGATTCGACGATGAACGTGCTAGCAGCAGTGGATATCGTTGAGGCGAAGCTGAATGGGCAGCTACGTAAGTATAAGGATGATGTGTTGGCGCACGTTGGCAGCAGCCGCGGCGTACTGGCACGGTTCAAGCGCGGTTTCCAGCGCGAGCAGTAG